In Methanocaldococcus sp. FS406-22, the genomic stretch AGCCCAAAGGGGAAGTTTCAATAATTGGATGCGGAAGATTGGGGGTTAGGGTAGCTTTTGATTTATTAGAAGTGCATAGAGGTGGGGTAGAGAAAGTTTATGTTTTTGATAATGCTAAGATAGAAGAAAATGATATAGTTCATAGAAGATTAGGAGGAAAGGTTGGGGAATACAAAGTAGATTTTATAAAGAGATTTTTTGGAAATAGAGTTGAGGCGTTTAGAGAAAATGTAACTAAAGACAATCTTCATTTAATTAGAGGGGATGTGGCAATTATATGCATAGCTGGCGGAGATACAATCCCAACAACAAAGGCAATCATAAACTACTGCAAAGAAAGAGGTATTAAAACAATCGGAACTAATGGGGTTTTTGGTATAGAAGAAAAGATAAAGGTTTGTGATGCCAAATATGCAAAAGGTCCAGCTAAATTTTTAAATTTGGATGAAGAAGGGCATATAGTTGTAGGAACTGAGAAATTTATTAGAGATTTTGAGCCAATAACACCATATACATTAGATGAGATTGCTAGGAGGATGGTTATTGAATGTTTAAGAATATTGTGGAACAAATACTATAAAAGTTAAAACCATAAAATTTATATACTACTTCTTTATAGTTTATGTATGCAAGAGCCGGGGTAGTCTAGGGGCTAGGCAGCGGACTGCAGATCCGCCTTACGTGGGTTCAAATCCCACCCCCGGCTCCATATTTTTATGTTTGTAAGTTTTATTATTATGCTCTTTTTTGAGAGTTAGATTTCATCCTAAAGTAAGATATATATATTACTTAATCAAATTAATACTAAGCTTGTTTTATAGAATTTAGCCTTTTAATACGATGGTTATTTCCATAAAAACTTAGTGTATATAAACACAAAAATAAATAAAAAATTAAAATTAGACTAATTAAAATAAAAAATAATTGAGAGAGGTGCAAAGATGGTAACTGTATATGATGTTCCAGCTGATAAGTTAATTCAGAAGACAGCTGAAAAATTAAAAGAGATGAATATAGGAGTTCCTCCATGGGTAGATTTTGTTAAGACAGGAGTTAGCAGAGAGAGAAGACCAGACCAAGATGACTGGTGGTATATAAGATGTGCATCAATTTTAAGAAAAATCTACATTTACGGTCCAGTAGGTGTTTCAAGATTGAGAACTGCATATGGAGGAAGAAAGAACAGAGGTCACGCTCCAGAACACTTCTACAAAGGTAGTGGAAACATCATTAGAAAAGCTTTACAAGAATTAGAAAAATTAGGTTTAGTTGAAAAGACACCTGAGGGGAGAGTTGTTACTCCAAAAGGAAGAAGTTTCTTAGATAACATAGCTAAAGAAGTTAGGGATGAAATAATTAATGAAATCCCTGCTCTTGCTAAATACTAAGGGGATGCTAAATGGATGTTGAAGAAATTAAAAGAAGAAAGCTTCTTGAATTACAAAAAAAGCTTGCTGAACAGCAACAGCAAGAAGAGGCATTATTAGAAGCTGAAATGCAAAAAAGAGCATTATTAAGAAAAATATTAACTCCCGAAGCAAGGGAGAGATTAGAAAGAATAAGATTAGCAAGACCCGAATTTGCCGAAGCTATTGAAGTTCAATTAATTCAGTTAGCTCAGCTTGGAAGATTGCCAATTCCATTAAAAGATGAGGACTTTAAAGCTTTACTTGAAAGATTAAGTGCATTAACAAAGAAAAAGAGAGATATTAAAATCATTAGAAAGTGAATTCTATGGATGTTTATGTCCTATTCAGTGGAGGGAAAGATAGCTCCCTCTCAGCAGCGATATTAAAAAAGCTTGGCTATAGCCCTCATTTAATAACCATAAATTTTGGAGTCATTCCCTCTTATGAGTTAGCTCAAGAGACAGCTAAGATTCTAGGATTTAAGCATAAAGTTATAACCCTCGACAGAAAAATTGTTGAAAAAGCTGCTGATATGGTTATTGAGCATAAATATCCCTCTCCAGCCATACAGTATGTGCATAAAACCGTCTTAGAGATTTTGGCCGATGAATACAGTATTTTAGCAGATGGGACGAGGAGAGATGATAAAGTCCCAAAGCTCAGCTATTCAGAGATTCAAAGCTTAGAGATGAGGAAAAACATCCAATATATAACTCCTTTGATGGGTTTTGGATATAAAACTTTAAGGCATTTGGCAAGTGAGTTTTTTATAATAGAAGAGATAAAGAGTGGTGTTAGGCTTAGCTCTGACTACGAGGCAGAGATTAGACACATATTGAAGGAGAGAGGGAAAAATCCAGAGAAATACTTCCCTGAACATAAACAAACGAGGGTAGTTGGACTAAAAAAGGAAATTTAGGTGAGATGATGGGAAGCAACAAGCCATTAGGAAAGAAGTTGAGATTGGCTAAAGCATTAAAGCAGAACAGAAGAGTCCCATTGTTTGTTATTGTTAAAACAAGAGGGAGAGTTAGATTCCATCCAAAAATGAGATACTGGAGAAGGAAGAAATTGAAAGCTTAAATTTAAATAAGAGGCATTAATTAGGGCTGAAAGCCCTAACTTAATGTATCGGTTTTGATGAAACCGAAGCGTTAGCTTCGGGCAATGAAAACCGTTTAGGTTTTCATCTAACTTTTACTAAAAGTTTCGAAGGAAGAAATTGAAAGCTTAAATAACTATTTTTCTTTTATATAAAACACTTCCCCTTTATAATTTTTCAATTTTAGCTCTTTTATTGGCATCTCATTTAAAAGAGGTCTTATAATTAAATTAGCATTAATCTCTTTTGATAAATCTAAAATAAATAGCTGTAAATCCCTTGGAGGTCTGATGGAATATATTAAATCAATATTTTTATATAACTTTGTATTTGGATTAAATAAATCATCCTTATAGGCATTTAATCCAAACAATTTAGCTTTTTCAACTGCTTTTTCATTAATATCAACTACAATCAAATCAAAGTATTTGCTTAACTCCTTGGCTATATCAAATTTAAATCCAATTCCAACCTCAGCTATTTTCTTGCAGTTATTTTCTTCTGCAAAGTTTTTTATGAATTCAACTATTATCTCAACATTCATTTTTTCACATCTTTGAAATTTTAGAAACATTTAAATACAAATAGAATAATAACAAATTCTGTCCCAATTTGGGCTTTTACTTTACATTACTAAATTGGGAGGGGAATTATGAACTATAAATACCTAATACTGTCCTTATTTTTAATAGTTGGTATTTTCTTTGCTGGATGCACACAGCAAATGGATGCTGAAGAAATAGCAAAGAAAATGCAAGAAAAATATGAATCAATGAAGTCAATGGAGGCAGATGTTTTAATCACAATGAACATGATGGGGCAGACAAAGACGATGCAATACAAATATGCTTTTGAAAAGCCAAATAAATTTTATATGGAAAATGATGATGTTTTAATTGTCTGTGATGGAAAAACCTACTATGTCTATGATAAAAAGAAAAACCAATACACAATGGTGGAGATTAAAGGAGAGGAAAATAATCTATTTAATCCAGATTATGGAAAGTTGATAAAATCAATGCTTGAAAAATTCAATGTCTCATACCTTGGAGAAGAAAATTATGATGGAAGAAAATGCTATGTTTTAGAGCTAATTTCAAAAGAAAATCCTGAGGAAAAGATGAAGATGTATGTTGATGAAGAATACTGGCAACCTTTGAAGATAGAAATGGATGGTATGACTATAGAGTATAAGGACGTCAAATTTAATGTTGATATTCCAGACGATAAATTTAAGTTTGTTCCTCCAGAAGGGGCTAAATTGATGAGTTCTGGAAAAATGGCAATGTCAAAAAATATAGATGAAGTTCAAAAAGATGTTAGCTTTAAAATTTTAGTCCCAAAATACACTGCTGGGCTTGAATTACAAAATGCCATGGCTACAAAGCAAAATGCTAATAATGAAGAATCAGAAGCGGTAATTTTATCCTATGGAGATAATGGAGAGCTTGCAATTGCTGAAAGTAAAGATAACAAGCCATTAATGATTCCTGAAAATGATAGCAATGCAATAACATTAAAAAATGGAGTTAAAGCACTAATTTCAGATAGCGGAGATATGAAGATGCTAATCTTCCAATATAATGGTATAAAGGTAATAGTAATGGGTAAATTAGATAAAGATGAGCTTATAAAAATAGCCAATTCGATGATTGAATAAATTTTATTTTTTGTTATTTAATTATTCTTTCAGCAATCTCTTCAACTTTTTTATAAACCTCATTATCCTCTGGTAGATTCCATAAAGGAATGCCTTTTAAGTCATACTCAGCTATCTCTTTGTTATAAGGCAATTTCCCAATCAAATTTAAGCCAAGCTCTTCTGCATAGCTTTCAATTAACTCCTCATACTCTGGCTTAACCTTATTTGCAACAACGTAGATGTCTTTAAACTTAACCTCTAACTCTTGAGCTAACTTTTTAATCCTCTTTGCAGTTCCTAAGCCTCTTTTTGAAGCATCAGTTATAACAATCATCACATCTACATTTTGAGTTGTTCTTCTACTTAAATGCTCTAAACCTGCTTCAGTATCTATAACAACAAACTCATAATCCTTAGCTAAGTTATCAATAATCTGCCTAAGCCAATTATTTACACTGCAGTAACAACCACTGCCCTCTGGTCTTCCCATAACCAATAAATCATAATATTTTGTTTCAACCAAAATCTCAAAAATCTTACTTCTTAAATAATCTAATTTTGTCATTCCTGCTGGAATTTCATCCTTCTCAACTAACTTTTTTAACTCCTCTCTAATATCTCCTACTGTTTTTTTAACTTCAACACCTAATGTCTCAGGCAAATTTGAGTCTGGGTCAGCGTCAACAACTAAGATGCTGTTTGTTTTTTTGGATAATGCTTTAATTAATAAGGTTGTAAATGCTGTCTTCCCGACTCCACCTTTTCCACTAACAGCAATAATCATAATATTTCACCTATATAAGCAGATAAAATTAATGTAAGTAAAGCTGTTATTATAAATTTTTATTTAGTCAATTTTACTACAAATTAGGGGAGAGTTATGAAATACTACTGGGCTTCAACTGTTGAAAAATTTTTAAATGAAGATGTTTATAAGGAGATAGCCAAATATTCTAACAATATAAAACAACTAAATGCCTGGAAATCATCAATAAGTTATCTAAAAAAGATATTGGATGATGAAAGATTAAAAGAATTGTTTATAATTTTAGAATACAACATTCCACTAACCAATGAGAGAGTAGATGCCATTATCTTAGGAAAGTCTAACAATAAGACGTTAGCTCTACTTATAGAGATGAAAGGCTGGAGAAATTTTAAGCTTATCAATGACATATTTGTTGAGAGTGATTTGGGAAAGGCCATTCATTCAGAGTATCAACTTCTAAATTATTTGGGAAAGATGAGATATTCTTTTTCAGAGGCTGAGTCGTTTGATTTTAATGGAATTGTAGTTATGTATAATTCAAACTCAATAGAAGGATTTAACATTCCAGTATTTTTTAAAGAGGACGATGAAAAACTCAAAAGATATTTAAAACAACTCTTTACAGGAAAATTAGATGAGAATGAGATAAACAGATTCTTAAATGCCACTTACTCACAAAATAAAAATTTATTTGAGGCTATAAAAAGATATTATAATGAAATATCCTCAAAAAGCCACAAGGTTTTAGCTGAAGATGGATTTGGTCTATCTGAAAGCCAGATAAAGCTTTTATATGAAATTTTAGATGATTTAGAATCTAAAAGAAAAATTGTTTATTTGGTTAATGGAAAACCTGGGAGTGGAAAGACATTGGTAGCTATTCATTTACTGCTTAACGCCTTAAAAAATAATTATAAAACTGTACTGTGCTACAGAAACAATAGGTTAATAAACTCATTAAGGGAGATATTTAATTCAATAAAACCCGGTTTATCATCAGTTATTAAATTTTATTCCACTGGAAGAGGGTTTGGAGTTGCTGAAGATAAATTTAAAGGATATTTTGACTTAGTTATATACGATGAAGCCCAGAGAATGAGCTTAAATAATATAAAGGCTGCAATTAAAAGGGGTAGAGTTGTGGTTTTCTTCTATGATGAGGGGCAAATACTAAATGCTGAAGAAGAAGGAACTACGGAAAACTTTATTAAGGTGTTAGAAGATAGCAATGTTGAATATAAGCTTAGAACCTTAAATAGCATTCATAGAATTCCAGAAAGTTACGCAAATTGGGCAGAAGAATTCTTAAAAAATCCAAATACTGAGCCTAACTTCAAAGACTATGATTTTAGGGTTGTTGATAGCATTGAGGAACTTTTAGAACTACTGAAGGAGAAAAATAAAAAAGCTTTGATTGCAGCATTCACAGAATCTCCCGGAGACTTTAACAATCCATACTCAATAAAGAATTTGAGAATTGGGTATCCTCTCTACTCTGGCTTTGATTTGTATAAAAACTTTAATAAAAGGATATATTGGCTTATGCATCCAAAAAATGATTATGTTCCATTCTGGATTTATGGTGAGTGCAATAGGGGTCTGCCCAACATAGACAATTATAGACAATCATCTATGTTGAGCTTGGGTGTCATCAACCTCATCTCCCTCTGGGTTCATTGGGAGCATGTCGTCGGTCTCTTCCCCTGTCGAGGGGACCCCAACTCCTCCCATAGGTTTAAATTTAAAAACCTCTGCCCCCTTAGGTCTCCAGTATCACCCTCATCGGAGGCAGAATCCTACGATTTAAAATGTATATAAAGCAGTATATAAATATTTCGGAAATAAAAACACACAAATGGCTACATTTGTCTATGAATAATTGAACAGTTTTAAACGGCTATGAAGTTGTTGGTAAATAGGTATAGAATATTTTTAACAAGGGGGATTAAAGGGACTTATGTATTTTGTGAAGATGAAGAGACACGAAAATTCTTAAAGGATTTATTTAGGTGAAATAAAATGTTATCAAAAAGACTTTTAAATTTTGAATCATTTGAAGTTATGGATATTTTAGCATTAGCCCAAAAATTTGAAAGTAAGGGGAAGAAGGTTATACACTTAGAGATTGGAGAGCCGGATTTTGATACACCAAAGCCAATTGTTGATGAAGGAATTAAAGCTTTAAAGGAAGGTAATACTCATTATACTGACAGTAGAGGGATTTTAGAGTTAAGAGAAAAGATTAGTGAGCTATATAAAGATAACTACAAAGCAGATATAAATCCAGATAATATAATCATTACTGGAGGTAGCTCTTTAGGATTGTTTTTTGCCTTATCCTCAATAATAGATGAGGGAGATGAGGTTTTAATTCAAAATCCATGCTATCCATGCTATAAAAACTTTATTAGGTTCTTAGGAGCTAAGCCAGTGTTTTGTGATTTTACTGTTGAAAGCTTAGAGAAGCATTTGACAGACAAAACTAAGGCAATAATTATAAATTCTCCTTCAAATCCATTAGGAGAGGTTGTAGATAAGGAGATTTACGAATTTGCCTATGAAAACATCCCTTATATCATCTCTGATGAAATCTACAATGGATTAGTTTATGAAGGAAGATGTTATTCAGCAATTGAGTTTGATGAAAATTTGGAAAAGACCATATTAGTTAATGGATTCTCTAAGCTCTATGCGATGACTGGATGGAGGATTGGTTATGTTATCTCTAACGATGAAATAATAGATGCTATATTAAAACTACAGCAGAATATATTTATTTCTGCTCCAACTGTATCTCAATATGCCGCATTAAAAGCCTTTGAAAAAGAAACTGAAAAAGAGATAAACAGCATGATAAAAGAATTTGATAGAAGGAGGAAATTAGTTTTAAAATATGTTAAAGATTTTGGATGGGAGGTTAATAATCCAATTGGAGCTTACTATGTGTTTCCAAATATTGGGAAAGATGGGAGGGAGTTTGCTTATGAATTATTGAAAGAGAAGTATGTTGCTCTAACTCCTGGGATAGGTTTTGGTAGTAAAGGGAAAAACCACATAAGGATTAGCTACGCTAATTCTTACGAAAACATTAAAGAGGGTTTAGAGAGAATTAAGGAGTTTTTAGACAAATAATTAAGCAAAAAATTTATAAAGGTCTTATATTATGAATAATTCTTAGATAAAGCTAAATTTAGTTTTGAGAATTTTAAAACACTTTGAATTTAAATTATGAACAGAGAATTTAATGACTATTCCAAATATGAAATATTGCCAACAAAACAGCCATGATAATAAATACCATAAAGAAAAGATATGCTTATTAGTAAAAATGAAACATGGTGATGCATCATGAAGGATATTTTAAAGAGAGTTTCTGATGTAGTTTGGGAATTACCTAAGGATTACAAAGATTGTATGAGAGTCCCTGGAAGGATATATTTAAATGAAATTTTATTAGATGAGTTAGAACCAGAGGTTTTAGAGCAAATAGCGAATGTTGCATGCTTACCTGGGATTTATAAGTATTCTATAGCCATGCCAGATGTCCACTATGGTTACGGGTTCGCGATTGGCGGAGTAGCGGCTTTTGACCAAAGAGAGGGAGTTATAAGCCCTGGAGGAGTCGGTTTTGATATCAACTGCCTTACACCAAACTCAAAAATATTGACAGAGGATGGATACTTTATAAAATTAGAAAAACTAAAAGAAAAATTGGATTTACATGTTAAGATTTATAATACAGAAGAAGGGAAAGAAAAGGATTCAAACATATTATTTGTCTCTGAAAGAGATGCAAAAGAAAAAATAATAAGGATAAAGACAGAATTTGGGAGAGTTTTAGAAGGAAGTAAAGACCATCCAGTTTTAACACCAAATGGTTATGTTCCAATGGGTATGTTAAAAGTAGGGGATGAAATAGTAGTTTATCCTTATGAAGGGGTTGAATATGAAGAGCCATCAGATGAGATAATATTGGACGAGAGTGATTTTGCAGAGTATGATAAACAGATTATTAAATACCTAAAAGATAAAGGATTATTACCATTTAAAATGAACAACAAAAATATTGGGATTATCGCAAGGTTGTTAGGATTTGCCTATGGAGATGGAAGCATAATTAAAGAAAATGGAGATAGAGAGAGATTGTACGTTGCATTTTATGGAAGGAAAGAGACATTATTAAAAATTAAGGAAGATTTAGAGAAATTAGGAATAAAGGCTTCAAAAATATATTCAAGAAAGAGAGAGGTTGAAATAAAAAATGCCTATGGAGATGAATACATAAGTCTATGTGAAGACAACTTTATAAAAATAACTTCAAAGGCATTTGCATTGTTTATGCATAAATTAGGAATGCCAATTGGTAAGAAGACAGAGCAATCGTACAAAATCCCAGTATGGATAAAAAAAGCACCAAAATGGGTAAAGAGGAATTTCTTAGCTGGATTGTTTGGAGCTGATGGAAGCAAAGTTGTGTTTAAAAATTACACACCATTGCCAATAAACTTAACAATGTCAAAGAGTGAAGAGCTAAAAACAAATATTTTAGAGTTTTTAAATGATATTAGGCTATTATTAGCCGAGTTCGGAATTGAGAGTATGATTTATGAGATAAAAGCCTTAGATGGTAGAGTTTCATATAGATTAGCAATTGTTGGAGAAGAGAGCATAAAGAACTTCTTAGGAAAAATAAACTACGAATATTCAGAGGAGAAAAAAGTTATTGGATTGTTAGCTTATGAATACTTAAAGAGAAAAGATGCTATAAAAGAGATAAGAAGGAAATGTATTGAAAAAGCAAAAGAGTTATATGAAAAAGGATTATCTATTTCAGAAATTTTGGAAATAGACAAATTTAGAAATGAGTTTATAAACAGGAGGTTAATTGAAAGAGCAATATATGGAAAGCTAAATGAGGATGATGTAAGAGTTTCAACAAAATTCCCAAAGTTTGAAGAGTTCATTAAAGAATACGAGGTTAGAGGAGGATTTGTAATAGATAAGATAGAGGAGATTGAAGAAATCTCCTATGATTCAAAATTGTATGATGTTGGAATAGTAAGTAAAGAACACAACTTTATAGCAAATAATATAGTTGTTCATAATTGCGGAGTTAGGCTTATAAGAACAAATTTAACAAAAGATGAAGTAGAACCAAAAATAAAAGAGCTTGTAAAAACTTTATTCAAAAATGTTCCATCTGGTTTAGGAAGTAAAGGAATTTTAAAGTTCAGCAAAAGTGTTATGGATGATGTTTTAGAGGAAGGAGTTAGATGGGCTGTTAAAGAGGGCTATGGATGGAAGGAAGATTTGGAGTTTATTGAAGAACATGGCTGTTTAAAAGATGCAGATGCTTCCTATGTTTCAGATAAGGCAAAAGAGAGAGGAAGAGTTCAATTAGGAAGTTTAGGAAGTGGAAACCACTTCTTAGAAGTTCAGTATGTTGAAAAGGTATTTGATGAGGAAGCTGCTGAAGTATTTGGAATTGAAGAGAATCAAGTAGTTGTTATGGTTCACACAGGTTCAAGAGGTTTAGGGCATCAAATCTGCACTGACTATTTAAGAACTATGGAGAAAGCAGCTAAGAATTATGGAATAAAACTTCCAGATAGGCAGTTGGCATGTGCTCCATTTGAATCGGAAGAGGGGCAGAGTTACTTTAAGGCAATGTGTTGTGGAGCAAACTATGCATGGGCAAATAGACAGATGATTACACACTGGGTTAGGGAGAGCTTTGAGGAAGTATTTAAAATACATGCTGAAGATTTAGAAATGGGAATAGTTTATGATGTAGCCCACAACATTGCTAAGAAAGAAGAACACATAATAGATGGAAGAAAGGTAAAAGTTATAGTGCATAGAAAAGGAGCTACAAGAGCATTTCCACCAAAACATGAGGCAATTCCAAAAGAATATTGGAGTGTTGGACAACCAGTTATTATTCCAGGAGATATGGGAACAGCTTCCTATTTAATGAAAGGGACGGAGATTGCTATGAGAGAAACGTTTGG encodes the following:
- a CDS encoding ThiF family adenylyltransferase; this translates as MNVEEMERKLKPKGEVSIIGCGRLGVRVAFDLLEVHRGGVEKVYVFDNAKIEENDIVHRRLGGKVGEYKVDFIKRFFGNRVEAFRENVTKDNLHLIRGDVAIICIAGGDTIPTTKAIINYCKERGIKTIGTNGVFGIEEKIKVCDAKYAKGPAKFLNLDEEGHIVVGTEKFIRDFEPITPYTLDEIARRMVIECLRILWNKYYKS
- a CDS encoding 30S ribosomal protein S19e; this encodes MVTVYDVPADKLIQKTAEKLKEMNIGVPPWVDFVKTGVSRERRPDQDDWWYIRCASILRKIYIYGPVGVSRLRTAYGGRKNRGHAPEHFYKGSGNIIRKALQELEKLGLVEKTPEGRVVTPKGRSFLDNIAKEVRDEIINEIPALAKY
- a CDS encoding DNA-binding protein yields the protein MDVEEIKRRKLLELQKKLAEQQQQEEALLEAEMQKRALLRKILTPEARERLERIRLARPEFAEAIEVQLIQLAQLGRLPIPLKDEDFKALLERLSALTKKKRDIKIIRK
- a CDS encoding 7-cyano-7-deazaguanine synthase, with the protein product MDVYVLFSGGKDSSLSAAILKKLGYSPHLITINFGVIPSYELAQETAKILGFKHKVITLDRKIVEKAADMVIEHKYPSPAIQYVHKTVLEILADEYSILADGTRRDDKVPKLSYSEIQSLEMRKNIQYITPLMGFGYKTLRHLASEFFIIEEIKSGVRLSSDYEAEIRHILKERGKNPEKYFPEHKQTRVVGLKKEI
- a CDS encoding 50S ribosomal protein L39e, with translation MGSNKPLGKKLRLAKALKQNRRVPLFVIVKTRGRVRFHPKMRYWRRKKLKA
- a CDS encoding UPF0146 family protein produces the protein MNVEIIVEFIKNFAEENNCKKIAEVGIGFKFDIAKELSKYFDLIVVDINEKAVEKAKLFGLNAYKDDLFNPNTKLYKNIDLIYSIRPPRDLQLFILDLSKEINANLIIRPLLNEMPIKELKLKNYKGEVFYIKEK
- a CDS encoding outer membrane lipoprotein-sorting protein, which produces MNYKYLILSLFLIVGIFFAGCTQQMDAEEIAKKMQEKYESMKSMEADVLITMNMMGQTKTMQYKYAFEKPNKFYMENDDVLIVCDGKTYYVYDKKKNQYTMVEIKGEENNLFNPDYGKLIKSMLEKFNVSYLGEENYDGRKCYVLELISKENPEEKMKMYVDEEYWQPLKIEMDGMTIEYKDVKFNVDIPDDKFKFVPPEGAKLMSSGKMAMSKNIDEVQKDVSFKILVPKYTAGLELQNAMATKQNANNEESEAVILSYGDNGELAIAESKDNKPLMIPENDSNAITLKNGVKALISDSGDMKMLIFQYNGIKVIVMGKLDKDELIKIANSMIE
- a CDS encoding AAA family ATPase, yielding MIIAVSGKGGVGKTAFTTLLIKALSKKTNSILVVDADPDSNLPETLGVEVKKTVGDIREELKKLVEKDEIPAGMTKLDYLRSKIFEILVETKYYDLLVMGRPEGSGCYCSVNNWLRQIIDNLAKDYEFVVIDTEAGLEHLSRRTTQNVDVMIVITDASKRGLGTAKRIKKLAQELEVKFKDIYVVANKVKPEYEELIESYAEELGLNLIGKLPYNKEIAEYDLKGIPLWNLPEDNEVYKKVEEIAERIIK
- a CDS encoding DNA/RNA helicase domain-containing protein, which produces MKYYWASTVEKFLNEDVYKEIAKYSNNIKQLNAWKSSISYLKKILDDERLKELFIILEYNIPLTNERVDAIILGKSNNKTLALLIEMKGWRNFKLINDIFVESDLGKAIHSEYQLLNYLGKMRYSFSEAESFDFNGIVVMYNSNSIEGFNIPVFFKEDDEKLKRYLKQLFTGKLDENEINRFLNATYSQNKNLFEAIKRYYNEISSKSHKVLAEDGFGLSESQIKLLYEILDDLESKRKIVYLVNGKPGSGKTLVAIHLLLNALKNNYKTVLCYRNNRLINSLREIFNSIKPGLSSVIKFYSTGRGFGVAEDKFKGYFDLVIYDEAQRMSLNNIKAAIKRGRVVVFFYDEGQILNAEEEGTTENFIKVLEDSNVEYKLRTLNSIHRIPESYANWAEEFLKNPNTEPNFKDYDFRVVDSIEELLELLKEKNKKALIAAFTESPGDFNNPYSIKNLRIGYPLYSGFDLYKNFNKRIYWLMHPKNDYVPFWIYGECNRGLPNIDNYRQSSMLSLGVINLISLWVHWEHVVGLFPCRGDPNSSHRFKFKNLCPLRSPVSPSSEAESYDLKCI
- a CDS encoding DNA/RNA helicase domain-containing protein — protein: MKLLVNRYRIFLTRGIKGTYVFCEDEETRKFLKDLFR
- a CDS encoding pyridoxal phosphate-dependent aminotransferase, producing the protein MLSKRLLNFESFEVMDILALAQKFESKGKKVIHLEIGEPDFDTPKPIVDEGIKALKEGNTHYTDSRGILELREKISELYKDNYKADINPDNIIITGGSSLGLFFALSSIIDEGDEVLIQNPCYPCYKNFIRFLGAKPVFCDFTVESLEKHLTDKTKAIIINSPSNPLGEVVDKEIYEFAYENIPYIISDEIYNGLVYEGRCYSAIEFDENLEKTILVNGFSKLYAMTGWRIGYVISNDEIIDAILKLQQNIFISAPTVSQYAALKAFEKETEKEINSMIKEFDRRRKLVLKYVKDFGWEVNNPIGAYYVFPNIGKDGREFAYELLKEKYVALTPGIGFGSKGKNHIRISYANSYENIKEGLERIKEFLDK
- a CDS encoding intein-containing RctB family protein is translated as MKDILKRVSDVVWELPKDYKDCMRVPGRIYLNEILLDELEPEVLEQIANVACLPGIYKYSIAMPDVHYGYGFAIGGVAAFDQREGVISPGGVGFDINCLTPNSKILTEDGYFIKLEKLKEKLDLHVKIYNTEEGKEKDSNILFVSERDAKEKIIRIKTEFGRVLEGSKDHPVLTPNGYVPMGMLKVGDEIVVYPYEGVEYEEPSDEIILDESDFAEYDKQIIKYLKDKGLLPFKMNNKNIGIIARLLGFAYGDGSIIKENGDRERLYVAFYGRKETLLKIKEDLEKLGIKASKIYSRKREVEIKNAYGDEYISLCEDNFIKITSKAFALFMHKLGMPIGKKTEQSYKIPVWIKKAPKWVKRNFLAGLFGADGSKVVFKNYTPLPINLTMSKSEELKTNILEFLNDIRLLLAEFGIESMIYEIKALDGRVSYRLAIVGEESIKNFLGKINYEYSEEKKVIGLLAYEYLKRKDAIKEIRRKCIEKAKELYEKGLSISEILEIDKFRNEFINRRLIERAIYGKLNEDDVRVSTKFPKFEEFIKEYEVRGGFVIDKIEEIEEISYDSKLYDVGIVSKEHNFIANNIVVHNCGVRLIRTNLTKDEVEPKIKELVKTLFKNVPSGLGSKGILKFSKSVMDDVLEEGVRWAVKEGYGWKEDLEFIEEHGCLKDADASYVSDKAKERGRVQLGSLGSGNHFLEVQYVEKVFDEEAAEVFGIEENQVVVMVHTGSRGLGHQICTDYLRTMEKAAKNYGIKLPDRQLACAPFESEEGQSYFKAMCCGANYAWANRQMITHWVRESFEEVFKIHAEDLEMGIVYDVAHNIAKKEEHIIDGRKVKVIVHRKGATRAFPPKHEAIPKEYWSVGQPVIIPGDMGTASYLMKGTEIAMRETFGSTAHGAGRKLSRAKALKLWKGKEIQKRLAEMGIIAMSDSKAVMAEEAPEAYKSVDLVADTCHKAGISLKVARMRPLGVIKG